The Toxorhynchites rutilus septentrionalis strain SRP chromosome 3, ASM2978413v1, whole genome shotgun sequence genome includes a region encoding these proteins:
- the LOC129778314 gene encoding uncharacterized protein LOC129778314, whose product MFKVTICALVAFALVNLVVAFDGEQHTYGNDPYRRSVFSGSDEADFYLNSDKEDEAIDLGKFHHPQNARKMFVVKRLSPTSAPIVKRANYATAENSWSKYLNKISDMQIMPSSEEVDPEASSLNMKVDDSAEPSYGYLEEVNTVKMNDSYSNDMAQKWFPILMKNANDETPQSNARKDIKPNDKSTFRPWKFEDLDESMRKFVDWMLTTLHQARYKFNETETLEATPSVKQKRFDRSEEREKDNRENCRPCVINIFNSSHIGYLVLSPNSNSSEDCVKLCSNSDIFGKSGQIDANSLKNLGHIVDVALHATTPSATFDLDNSLVRWDRSNVLGVTKTIPSITSTMPSGHIVSTTTPKVPPTRLSAKQTSTVRNKPASKSLFNAQPSPLYPSQFYPYQPPYNPGWKASSNQSPKYREPGYEPKKSLYSNPGKFEDHVGYDPYRDLPYDIPSAEIIANSQEFEYPSPYQQNRESKIPPSDLKSQSSKPNRANDYTMAQADDGVRLIIDPPPPSEYQSQETRQNAKLRDTLSKVGLSFKSDRPPKTKQSNSPVYNQFTMSQPARSQRDQVKSKAYGGTHGVPSKKTMGRKAAPSTFLF is encoded by the exons ATGTTTAAAGTGACAATTTGTGCGTTGGTCGCGTTTGCGTTGGTGAATTTAGTTGTAGCGTTCGATGGTGAACAGCATACTTACGGGAACGATCCCTATCGCCGTAGTGTATTCAGCGGCTCGGATGAAGCGGATTTTTATCTAAATAGTGACAAAGAAGATGAGGCGATTGATTTAGGAAAGTTTCATCACCCCCAAAACGCAAGAAAAATGTTTGTGGTTAAGCGGTTGAGTCCCACTAGTGCACCTATTGTGAAACGGGCGAATTATGCTACAGCTGAAAATAGTTGGTCGAAGTATTTGAACAAAATCAGTGACATGCAAATAATGCCCTCTAGTGAAGAAGTAGATCCTGAAGCTTCATCTTTAAATATGAAAGTGGATGATAGTGCGGAACCAAGTTACGGCTATCTAGAAGAAGTGAACACTGTTAAGATGAATGATAGCTATTCGAATGATATGGCACAGAAGTGGTTCCCGATATTgatgaaaaacgcaaacgatGAAACTCCGCAATCCAACGCGAGGAAGGATATTAAACCAAACGATAAGTCAACTTTCAGGCCCTGGAAATTTGAGGATTTGGATGAGTCGATGAGAAAATTTGTCGACTGGATGTTGACAACGTTACATCAGGCCAGATACAAATTTAATGAAACAGAGACACTAGAAGCAACTCCATCAGTGAAGCAGAAAAGATTTGATCGTTCGGAAGAGCGTGAGAAAGACAACCGAGAGAATTGTCGTCCCTGTgtaattaatattttcaatagTTCTCATATCGGTTATTTGGTTCTGAGTCCTAACAGTAATTCATCGGAAG ATTGTGTCAAACTCTGCTCGAATAgcgacatttttggaaaatctgGCCAAATTGATGCTAATTCTCTAAAGAACCTAGGGCACATCGTCGATGTAGCTTTGCACGCGACTACGCCATCAGCGACATTTGATTTGGATAACTCGTTGGTCAGATGGGATAGATCAAATGTTTTGGGAGTTACGAAGACCATACCGAGTATAACGAGTACCATGCCAAGTGGTCACATAGTATCAACTACTACACCTAAAGTGCCTCCCACCCGTTTGTCAGCCAAGCAAACAAGCACCGTGCGGAATAAACCAGCATCTAAGTCTCTATTTAATGCACAGCCGAGTCCCTTATATCCCTCGCAATTCTACCCCTATCAGCCACCATACAATCCTGGATGGAAGGCATCCTCTAACCAGTCGCCTAAATACCGGGAGCCTGGATATGAGCCAAAGAAGTCCCTTTACAGTAACCCGGGCAAATTCGAGGACCACGTGGGCTACGATCCGTACAGAGACCTTCCGTACGATATTCCCAGCGCGGAGATAATAGCAAACAGCCAGGAATTCGAGTATCCTTCTCCTTATCAGCAAAATCGTGAATCCAAAATACCTCCGAGTGATTTGAAGTCTCAGTCATCCAAACCAAATAGAGCCAACGACTATACGATGGCGCAAGCCGATGACGGCGTTAGACTTATCATCGATCCTCCTCCTCCTTCTGAATACCAATCGCAGGAAACCcggcagaatgcaaaattgcgagaTACACTTTCGAAGGTTGGATTATCCTTCAAATCGGATCGACCTCCGAAAACAAAGCAAAGCAACTCGCCGGTGTATAACCAGTTTACGAT GTCTCAGCCAGCCCGGAGTCAAAGGGATCAGGTCAAATCGAAGGCGTACGGCGGTACGCACGGGGTTCCATCGAAGAAAACAATGGGAAGGAAAGCTGCACCCAGCACATTTTTGTTCTAA